One region of Schistocerca gregaria isolate iqSchGreg1 chromosome 7, iqSchGreg1.2, whole genome shotgun sequence genomic DNA includes:
- the LOC126281752 gene encoding uncharacterized protein LOC126281752: protein GQGTACARCAAGVAYSPHHSARAPCWLCSRCGPGLFEARACSPRSDTVCDSCRRLLAPRAGPAAAPPPDFYRKCQPAADGDPGAAAAAAAAAVPVPEPSGALAGAPSQLPRL, encoded by the coding sequence GGGCAGGGCACGGCGTGCGCGCGCTGCGCCGCCGGCGTCGCCTACTCGCCGCACCACTCGGCGCGCGCGCCCTGCTGGCTGTGCTCGCGCTGCGGGCCCGGCCTGTTCGAGGCGCGCGCCTGCTCGCCGCGCAGCGACACCGTCTGCGACTCGTGCCGCCGCctgctggcgccgcgcgccgggcccgccgccgcgccgccgccagACTTCTACCGCAAGTGCCAGCCCGCCGCCGACGGCGACCctggcgccgccgctgccgctgccgctgccgctgtccCTGTCCCGGAGCCGTCGGGGGCGCTCGCCGGCGCGCCTTCCCAGCTGCCGCGCCTTTAA